The proteins below are encoded in one region of Apium graveolens cultivar Ventura chromosome 4, ASM990537v1, whole genome shotgun sequence:
- the LOC141719270 gene encoding uncharacterized protein LOC141719270, translated as MNPYRTLSSTHSTWTVLLTIYNLPPWLCMKRKYIMLTLLIPGPKEAGNNIDVYLQPLIEDLKLLWDQGEKMYDAYSQIYFNFRAMIFCTISDFPGYGNLSGYTIKGAKACPIYEDATIDLRLKNCKKNVYMGHRTFLPLTHPYRKRKNDFDGTIETRVARFPLTGKEVFERVKYIDVVLGKLYKKPTPNSIWKKRSIFWDLPYWEHLQVRHCLDFMHIEKNVCESIIGTLLNIPGKTKDGIKARLDLKEKISFCECLSSIKVPSGYSSNPKNLISMKDLKLLGLKSHDCHVLMQHLLPVAIRGILPRHVRVVIMKLCFFFNAICSKVIDPLTLDKLQADIIVTLCEFEIYFLHSFFDIMVHLVTHLVREIKMCGPLYVRQMYPFERFLCILKAYVRNRRHPEASIVEGYSVEETIEFCTDYLASTDPVGIPRSRHEGRIDGQGTVGHKMITPGAEMHDRAHLFILQHMT; from the exons ATGAATCCGTATCGCACTCTAAGCTCTACACATAGCACTTGGACGGTTCTTCTAACGATATATAACTTGCCTCCTTGGCTATGCATGAAGCGTAAGTACATCATGTTGACATTGTTAATCCCTGGTCCTAAAGAAGCTGGAAATAATATAGATGTTTATCTTCAGCCACTTATTGAGGATTTAAAGTTATTGTGGGATCAAGGTGAGAAGATGTATGATGCATACAGTCAGATATATTTCAATTTTCGTGCCATGATCTTCTGCACTATAAGTGACTTTCCCGGCTATGGTAACCTCTCAGGTTACACAATTAAAGGAGCTAAAGCATGTCCAATTTATGAAGATGCTACCATTGATCTTCGTCTGAAGAACTGCAAAAAAAATGTATATATGGGTCATCGCACATTTCTTCCACTTACTCACCCTTATCGTAAGAGGAAAAATGATTTTGATGGGACTATCGAGACTCGAGTGGCTCGTTTTCCTTTAACTGGGAAGGAGGTCTTTGAACGAGTTAAATACATTGATGTTGTTCTTGGGAAGCTGTATAAAAAGCCAACTCCGAATAGTatttggaagaaaagatctaTATTTTGGGATCTACCATATTGGGAACACTTGCAAGTGAGACATTGCCTTGACTTTATGCATATTGAAAAAAATGTTTGTGAAAGCATTATTGGGACACTATTGAATATACCTGGTAAGACGAAGGATGGGATCAAAGCCAGGCTAGACTT GAAAGAGAAAATAAGCTTTTGTGAGTGTTTATCAAGTATCAAAGTTCCATCTGGATATTCCTCAAATCCAAAAAACCTCATCTCAATGAAAGACTTGAAGCTTCTAGGTTTGAAGTCACATGATTGTCACGTGCTAATGCAACATCTTCTACCGGTTGCAATTCGAGGCATATTGCCGAGGCACGTGAGAGTGGTTATCATGAAATTGTGCTTCTTCTTTAATGCTATATGTAGCAAGGTCATTGATCCCTTGACTTTGGATAAATTGCAAGCTGATATTATAGTCACACTTTGTGAATTTGAAATATATTTCCTACATTCTTTCTTCGACATTATGGTGCATTTAGTGACTCATCTTGTGAGAGAGATAAAAATGTGTGGTCCTTTGTATGTGCGTCAAATGTATCCTTTCGAGAGGTTTCTGTGTATTTTAAAAGCATATGTGAGAAATCGGCGTCATCCTGAAGCAAGCATAGTTGAAGGGTATTCGGTTGAAGAGACTATTGAATTTTGCACGGACTATCTAGCATCTACCGATCCAGTTGGAATTCCGAGATCTCGTCATGAAGGTAGAATTGACGGTCAGGGTACAGTAGGACATAAAATGATCACTCCCGGTGCTGAAATGCATGATAGAGCCCATCTCTTTATTCTACAACACATGACATAA